The DNA sequence TCTCCCTCCTGCGGAAACAAAACTATTCAGAGTGCTTTTCCATATCATTACAGTGTAATGTAAAAGAAACTGATTTCTCATTGGATTGAAGGACAATTACATCTCAGTTTATATGCACTTTCACTAATTACATTTAactttaattaagaaaaacatgatttcattAGCAAAACAATAAACTTCAACAATCTTGACTTAGTTGATTGGGCTATTAACCCAAGTAGCACAAGGAAAGACAACTGCTATTAGCCTATTACAGCTGCATTAAGGTATGGATCCACAAGCTACGAACCCATGACGTTGTAAATATAAGTTACCTAATATCTGCCAGGCCATGATTGACCGTGCACTACAAGGCCTAAATAATCCTAACTTCAATTCCATGTAGGAAGTACAATTTCAAGACTTACCTTGTCACTCACATCTTCACATTCGGGTTTACTGCTCGGGCCTGCTTCACAGCTTCTTAGATTGTCCTCTACTCCTTCCTCTTCCTGCTTTAAATTTGAAGTCTGATCCTGAATTATTATAACAAAGTGTAATTAGCATGTGGGCCAATATCCTAATTGATAGTGTGTTGGGTTTCTACCATGCGTCCAGGGTTCAAAActacctcccccccccccccctcctaaaaactctctaaattattataatagttttgAACCCTTCTCCCCtccttaaaaataataatttaaaaataaaaaaataaaaaaaactaagtataagtatgaaattacAATGCATGATGCAAGAAAGCATCTCCAAGTAAATAAGGACCACCGAAATAAAGGATGTCTCTCTAAGTAAGATACAATTATACAAGTCAGAGTTATTTTCACAAGCCGATTTGTTATTATTAATTCGTTATACAAACACAAGAACTTTCTATATTACTCTGCAAATACACTATCAGTTATGATTTCACTAATTTTCATCTTGCACATAAAGAATTACTTAAGATCTCAGATTGTGACTCAGATCACTTCCATTTCTTCATGACATCAACATCAAGTGAAAAATGTACCTGATCTACCAAATGCAATGAATCAACACCCTCTATGTTCGCTTCATTTAGCACAGATACGTCCGTGCCATCTTCAGCACCTTCATCACCAGAACTACCATCCTTATCCAAACTTCCTTCAATGAACTGCATGTAACAACAAAATATTGAGAAcattacaacaaaaataaatagaacgATATTGGACTCAGAGATGTCTTGCATACGACTGAAAAGGCATTTTTAGTTAAATGAACTTGATCATAAATAGAAATGTATATTGGACTATACACTTGATAACCCAATGAAAAGTTTTTCCAAAAGGGTGTAACATCTTCCTTGCAAGAACAATATGAGTGTCTGGCTCCACAAATACAAATTGAGAATGTATATGAATCTACCATGCTTCACGTCAACATGATACCTTCTCAATGTCTTCCTGATCCTTCCTAGTAAACCCACTGGCAGCAAGTTCCTTGTCCAGAAAAACAGCATCCTTGGCTAtggaagaaaaacaaagcctcACACTTTCATCTGTGTCTACCTCTGTTCCATCGATATCATCTCTGCACTCTCGAAAATTCATGTTGAAcctgagaaaaagaaagaatctTAACAAACTAGGCAGAACATTTATCCCCAACATTTTTTATTCACATGCCACTGACACGTACCCTAACCTCAGGCGGATAAATGAAAAGTAAGTAGACACCACCATATACTAATGATcttaaagaaaataatgaaatcgGAGGAGGCAATAAATAAGCAGTTTGTCAGTTGCACATAACCTATATGTTATTGTTCAGTGTGTTGCTGTTAAACTAATGTTATCAAGCAAATGGTGCCAAATATCATCTGGATGCATTCCTTCTGTCAACCCAACTAGAAATGCTGTTCAGGGGTTTCACAACCttgaatattatatataaaatatcaGAAAGTGAAAAGAAATTGCATCTAACTTGCTAGTTGAAACAAAAGAACACTGACCTCTTTCTAAAAAACTTAAAGACACATTCAACATCACGGTCAAAGTACCTGAAACATGGGAATTTCATAAAATGAGAATATGGTATCTGATAAACAAAATTTTTGGGCAAGTAAACAAATCAAACACTTAGATAATCAACAATAAATGACTGCCATTTTTAAGAAGCAGATCTTACATCTGTGCATTATGATGTGATACAGATACCATTTGTGGAAAATCAATCATGGTGACCTTCTCGTCATCATCAATCTAAAATAACAGAAAATTGGAAATTATTTACGAGTTTACCTATGAGttgaaataagaaataataaggCCTTTGGAGTGCACATATTAACTGAAATACTGATAGAACATATCGGAAAACTGTACCAAGTGAGAGCAGGAGTAGGAGAAACAGTGTTGTAAAATTAAATTACCAGAGACTGCCTCAAATGCATACCATAATGTTAAATTCATTGAAGTCACAGTGGATTAAACCATGCTCTGCAAGGCGAACAACAAGTCCAATGATTGTTTCAAAGACTACCTCTGGGTTCTGCAACTGCTTCACCTGTACACTTTATAAGACAGAAGTGAATTCCATACCTCCATGAAGCAGCACGATCGTTAccattctcattcattttctAATCTTTTTTATTCTTAGGCAAGCCAGCTCCAAAAGAAACGTAAAGAAACACATTATGTCTGGTAATTTCATTGTGTAACATGCTATTTCCAGGGTTTCtcattcaattattattatttttggcaAAAGAAACGAAGTTTCAATGCTAAATGATTCAATTATTTGAACCAGTAGTTTTTAGGAGAAGCTTACAGTGGGTAGCCTTGTACAAGTGACATAATCACACAATGCCTGTTACAATCCACAGCACTAGGAACAGGAAAGCCATGCTCTTCTAAAGCCTGTTCAAGCAGAGCAAAATCATCCATACACGTAATCAACATGATAAACCCACAATATGGCaacacaaaaagataaaaatgccAAAAGATAGAGACAACTAACCTTCATAAAAGCGAACTCTTTTAGTGCAGCAAGGCGGGACAAGTAGAGCCAACTATAACTGCTCCGATGTTTTAAGTAATCACGCTTAGATTTTACAGCCCTAAAAGAAACCCTACCAAGCCTGTGCAACTTCATTGCCATAACCGTACCATCTTCTGTGGCCACCTCAAAGAtatcttgaaaagaaaaataagttcGTTTACAATGATGGAATATATTACTACACGATTGACAACAGTCTCAATTGGTAATATAAACCAAAAGAGTAGCGTACCAGACTCTTTTCCTACGCCAATTTGACGGCCAACAGACACAAAGACTCCGCGATTGACCAGAGTCTTAATTGCGAGAAAATCATAACCAAGATAGGTGAGGCGAAACCCATCATCTGGGTGCACATGAACACAATAGCAAAGACATAATAAGATAAATTTCATAACAAAACTATTGTTGATTGATTGAATCAATTACAACATGTGCATTACATTTAGATGAGTCGTGATGCAAGAGCTTATGCCTGAGCAGATTCTTGAGAACCTTATAAGTACCCCCATGCCTATAAATTTAACGATTAGATCATCAaagttacaaaaaataaaagataatgattcaaattcaacaacaaaaaaaaattaaaaagtagatACATGTTACATACTTGAGCGAAGCAATGCGATCCACCAGTTCACAGGGAACAATTTCATGCTGCAAGAGAAATTCAAACAGATATACGTAATTAAGCAATCAGCTATAGTTATGCTGAGAAATTAAACCGAtttcaggaaaaagaaaaaacaagtaGGGGTTTATTTACATTTCTCATCCCCATTTCCACAGCAGTTAGAACCCTAAAATCATCTTTGCAGAGGTATCTCAACATGTTCACATCCAGCTTCATTCTGCTGTTTGGCTTTCTCTGCTGCCTATTTTAGCCTTGGGAATCCTAGTGATAGGCTCGGAAGGGGAAGTTCCGATCGGTTCGGTCGGGGTGCTGTGGTGGTAGAGGCTGAATCTTAGCGGCAAGGGCTTCAGTGGAGGCGGCGATGGCTTTGACGGTAGCAACTATGAGGGTCAGAGATCGATGAGCGAGAGAGATGAAGGGAAACAAGGCCTGAGGTGGTGGAGGTTGATGATAGATGGAGATGGAGGGACAGAGACCGCCGGCGAGGAGAGGgctaagggtttagggtttaggatctGTGTTTTCACTTTCCTGTTGCTGCGGTTCCAATTATAACATctgttatttcttttatttcttatttatagtaatataaaaatattttttcttttttttttcaacaaaaatattttttctttttttattcatactagtatacaaatatattttttggcaaaatataaaaaattataaaattgttgCAATTGTATTAGATTAAGAAtataattgtgtaaatcctagtgtatctagaagTATATTTGTATATTCCTTTAGTAGTTAAATTCATATTAGAGTGTTAATCCTATTAAGGATTTAACcaatcctactactataaataaagatataattgggtgatacaacacacatcTCATAATTACACCTCATAATTACATCTCTCTTTTATCTTGCAataaattaggcctacaacacgttatcagcacactcTTACCGAAAGCTAAGGAACTGAATGATCATGGAGGAGGCTTTCTTCTACAACATCAAaggctttcaattatttttttccaatcatgttcttttaaaataaattaaaatatttgaaacaACCTAGAAGTATGAAAACATTtctcatgatgcatgaaccccaatatttatattttcatttcaattatatatatatatatatatatatattgcatatgtgttcataaattttgtcaatatatatatatatatatatatatatatatttttttttttttttttttttttttttttgttcatgcaatacgcaattatgctatgtggaatttgtgactCAGAGCatcgaaattaatttagaagcaattGGGGATTTTAACCCTATAATTcgaaaaaatcaataaattgggATTGAGTCGCGGCTCCACGCCTCACCGTAAAGCCAACATGGCTGGCCTGCAGCCACACAATCACTAGGACGGTGTCGTTTACTGCATAACACGTGGCCTCACCCTGGGTTGGTCTCCATACAGGCCTCAAGCCCTAAGTCCACCAGCAAGCCTTCAAAGCCTTGATAGGTTTCGCACAACCTGGCCCGCCTGCAACTGGGCTTTGTCCTAGCCTCAGCCTGCGATCCGAAGCCAGCCTTTTAGCTGGGCTTCTCGCATCGAAGCCCAAACCGAAGCTTGTCTGCAATTGGGCTTCACTCGCACACCCTTGGCTAGCTTCTGAGCTGGGCCCGTTTTCCCCTGCACTGCTAGGTCTATCCTGAAACCCCAGCCTGTGGCTTGCAACCATGATTGGGCTGCTCCGCAGCCAACCCATGGCCCACTAAACCCTTTTAAAGCTTAGCCCTGCACATAGCACCCAAGCCCACCGATATTGGGCTATGCTAATCCAATGCTATTTTTTGGCATTCTCTATAATTTTAACCCGAATGTTATTGttatttttgcttctacgatcAAACCTGAATAGTtacgatctattgaattaattaaagtgaccagcagttcattaatctgataattaatccaaaattattggcctaaAGTTCACTTTTTGgcaattaacgattcaatacATTATTTCGTTTCTTTGAACCAGACTATCTTTCGTAATCCCGATGCACTCACACTTGGGTTCCTAAAGCAATCCACAAATTCACAACGCTTTATTGTATATTGTCTTCTGTGTTCTTGCAGGTACCCCTATATATGAAATGAACGTTCATAACTAAATCGAgtctgtagtttcaaatttagtgcctttgaaacccacaattttcattcaaaacttaccacatgaaacccgtagctttcatgcttaaattaaatcgacacatgtctatagaacttgcatgttctacgatatatgtctatggcttTCCATACGACTAACCACATTTTGTTGTACCCtccgttttagggacatgtcgagcTTGAACAAGCTCAATTTCACCACTTTGGAAGTCTCTAGAAGAAACTACCTAAAGTGGGTATAAGACGTGAAGCTTCATCTTACTGAAAATAGTCTTAGAGCTACTATTGAGGAACTTACCGACGATGAACCCGTCGACAAAGCTCTGAAAGCTACTGTTATGATCTTCATCCacagacacatccatgatgcactacAGACCGACTACCTTGCAGAAGAGAATCCATGCACCATCTAGCTCGCTCTAGCCAATCGCTTCGATCACTAGAAAGACATTTACTTGCTTAAAGTAAGACACGACTGGCAGcatttacgcttccaagactttaagtctatgaATAAATACAACTCTGAAGCTTGTAGAATCCGATCACTACTTAAGTTTGGTAAAAAAGACTTAACCGAGCAGAATCTCTTGGATAAGACCTATTCAACGTTCAATGCCACCAATATTATCTCACATCACTAATATAAGGcacaaaagttcaccaaatttttggatttgatatatgttttacttctcgttgaaaagcaaaaccagcttttgatgaggaatcatcaagctcgacccacTGGCTTGAACGCTCCACCTGAAGCGTATACgactaattctagcagccataACCAAAGGAAACCATGTCGTAGTCTTGGAAATGGACGGCAAGCCCCACCATGGGTACAAGGTCAACAAAACAGAGGCCCACCTAAGGGAGGAAATTTGACCCAGAAGCGCCAACCCCTTGcccctaaggccctaaacttcaagaacaatGGAAAAGCTACCGTTTAATTGGCTGCCACTGAACTAGACATGTGATATCGCTGTGGATCAAAAGACCATTGGTCACGCATATTCCAAGCTACCCTTGAGgttattgccaagtatcattcccgtcTTGAGTCTAACTTTCCCATGTAGAACATCCCTAATATACTACAACAACTCTGGAGGTTTCAGATTTCAGGAAGCATCCGCTCCCATGGaagaataaagttttatttttctaagacATGTTAAGGCGTTTTACACCCCTAGTGACCGAACCCCTCCCCTAAATTtttggtttatggtttaatttttggacattttttctaagtttttggaattatttgtttggttttggtttgttttaaattatggataattattttatggatattatttctcgaattgattaattgaatgaatggaattatatttatgcatgtgaccgattcaattaatttatttctaggtatgactagtggtgGGGAAGTTAATTGGTTGGCTGATAGTGCCACCACGCACATCATATTGCATGAgaaacactattttactaacttcgtacctaaaaatgcacctctgacaactcTTTCATGCCCAAACAACCTAATAGAAGGATACGGAAAGgcccgtataatgttgtccaatggtactgaattaaccattaaagagaCACTCTATTCCCCACATTTCGGCagaacgttgctgagttttagagatattcgataTAATCAATATTAggttgaaaccactgaagagaatgattctgaatttctttgtatcacttcttacAAATGTGGCCATAAGCGTATTCACGAGAACCTGGAATGTCTCccgagtgggttgtacataaCAACCATTCGATTCATGGAGACCCATCACGTGGCCGTCCCTATGGCTGGGTTCCAAAGCACTCACctactttggcatgatcgaatGGGACACCCCAGACGAGATATGATGCGCCATATCTCAAAGTATCACATAAGCATCACTTGAAATCTTATCCTAGCCATCCACTTTGCAAAGTATGCTCGTTGGGGAAGTTGAACATTCAACCCTCCTTTACATAGATTATTCATGACCCCTTTAAGTTTCTTCAGaagattcaaggggatatttgtggacctatccaaccaacacgtggaccatttagatacttcatGATGTTGGttgtgaaggaagatttgtgaaaaacatgttcatttgagcaacatcaacaacatgcaattaacaattaaaggcggaatcatgcttgtatgcactcaaaaacaaaacatttacccatgaaattcaaagcctagtagataggtgaaccaagactcaactcaaaacaaagtgagttgagaaatcaatacctttgtagattcctctttgcataagcaaaggctaatcacccaaagagagggccttcattccttgcatcttagatccatggatttggatggatgaaaaggtttctccaagt is a window from the Pyrus communis chromosome 16, drPyrComm1.1, whole genome shotgun sequence genome containing:
- the LOC137719619 gene encoding serine/threonine-protein kinase rio2-like, which codes for MKLDVNMLRYLCKDDFRVLTAVEMGMRNHEIVPCELVDRIASLKHGGTYKVLKNLLRHKLLHHDSSKYDGFRLTYLGYDFLAIKTLVNRGVFVSVGRQIGVGKESDIFEVATEDGTVMAMKLHRLGRVSFRAVKSKRDYLKHRSSYSWLYLSRLAALKEFAFMKALEEHGFPVPSAVDCNRHCVIMSLVQGYPLVQVKQLQNPEVVFETIIGLVVRLAEHGLIHCDFNEFNIMIDDDEKVTMIDFPQMVSVSHHNAQMYFDRDVECVFKFFRKRFNMNFRECRDDIDGTEVDTDESVRLCFSSIAKDAVFLDKELAASGFTRKDQEDIEKFIEGSLDKDGSSGDEGAEDGTDVSVLNEANIEGVDSLHLVDQDQTSNLKQEEEGVEDNLRSCEAGPSSKPECEDVSDKEGDNDTEKDNDAELLKRLNKQRRRAMSAARGRRKTLSSRNTYKDKGGRSSTSCKIQHQLSSW